The following are encoded in a window of Aerococcus sanguinicola genomic DNA:
- the nagA gene encoding N-acetylglucosamine-6-phosphate deacetylase encodes MSEIYKAKRVILSQEDLSDAYVEVADGKFVGIYTELEEGRDYVDLGEVTLAPGLFDLHIHGFLGHDVMDADPQGLAAIAEGLLSCGVTSWLPTTLTAPTEELNQVCQMIGDTAPHLSGAKVQGIFLEGPFFTEKYKGAQNPNYMLDPEIDQLKNWRQLSKGLVNRIGIAPEREGAVDFVKAAKDLGVHVGLGHSNASYDQAKACHEAGADFFVHTYNGMSGLHHREPGMVGAALSFKEVYAELICDGYHVHPRAAQILVDQRGPKESLLVTDCMRAGGLADGPSKLGEFEVIVKDGAARLKEGGNLAGSILELKTAVKHVVEWGLASVSEAVRMASYYPTKSLGLENVCGQIKPGLDADFIILDENLDLKATYLKGECRYQA; translated from the coding sequence ATGTCAGAAATTTACAAGGCCAAGCGGGTGATCCTCAGCCAGGAAGACCTAAGTGATGCCTATGTTGAAGTAGCAGACGGCAAATTTGTTGGCATTTACACCGAACTTGAGGAGGGGCGGGATTATGTGGATCTAGGGGAAGTTACCCTGGCACCAGGCCTCTTTGACCTCCATATCCATGGCTTCTTGGGCCATGATGTAATGGACGCAGATCCCCAAGGCCTGGCAGCGATTGCGGAAGGCTTATTGTCTTGTGGGGTCACTTCTTGGTTGCCAACAACCCTGACTGCACCAACGGAAGAGCTCAACCAAGTCTGCCAGATGATTGGTGATACAGCACCTCACTTAAGTGGAGCCAAGGTCCAAGGAATTTTCCTAGAAGGTCCTTTTTTTACCGAGAAATACAAGGGCGCACAGAACCCCAATTACATGTTAGATCCAGAAATTGACCAGCTGAAAAATTGGCGGCAACTTTCCAAGGGCTTAGTTAACCGGATCGGGATTGCGCCAGAACGTGAAGGGGCAGTTGACTTTGTCAAAGCTGCCAAAGATCTGGGCGTCCATGTCGGCTTAGGCCACTCTAATGCGAGCTATGACCAGGCCAAGGCCTGCCATGAAGCGGGGGCTGACTTCTTTGTCCACACCTACAATGGTATGTCTGGTCTCCACCACCGCGAACCGGGTATGGTGGGAGCAGCGCTCAGCTTCAAGGAGGTCTATGCTGAACTCATCTGTGACGGTTACCATGTCCATCCGCGCGCTGCTCAAATTCTAGTCGACCAACGTGGGCCAAAAGAAAGCCTCCTCGTGACCGACTGCATGCGAGCAGGGGGCTTAGCAGATGGGCCTTCCAAGCTAGGTGAGTTTGAAGTCATCGTTAAAGATGGAGCTGCCCGCTTGAAGGAGGGCGGTAACTTAGCTGGTTCCATCCTAGAATTAAAGACAGCTGTCAAGCATGTGGTGGAATGGGGCTTAGCGTCGGTCTCCGAAGCTGTCCGGATGGCTTCCTATTACCCAACCAAATCGCTAGGTTTGGAAAATGTCTGTGGTCAAATTAAGCCTGGCCTGGATGCGGACTTCATTATTCTGGACGAAAACTTGGATCTTAAAGCCACCTATCTCAAAGGGGAATGCCGCTACCAAGCCTAG
- the thrB gene encoding homoserine kinase, with translation MTRLLVPATSANLGPGFDSIGVAVSLYLTMDVLEPADAWWIDHDLGDDIPHGEDNLIIQTIQKLAPEVPAHKLAMHSDIPSARGLGSSSSAIIAGIELADRLGQKGWSEEEKINMANAIEGHPDNVAPALAGGLVIGVALEADRVLWTKHTFPHIAFVVTIPNKQLLTSQARAVLPKQLDFAQAVRANGIGNVLASKLAVGELEEAGHLMEMDLLHETYRSPLVPELKQVRQSLDGQAGVYGTYLSGAGPTIMTLAHKENAEDLADILSHDIQDAQIRVLDLDEEGARWLD, from the coding sequence ATGACACGTTTACTTGTACCTGCGACGTCAGCTAACCTGGGCCCTGGTTTTGATTCAATTGGTGTAGCGGTCAGCCTCTACTTAACCATGGATGTGTTAGAGCCAGCTGATGCTTGGTGGATTGACCATGACTTGGGCGATGACATTCCTCACGGTGAGGACAACCTGATCATCCAAACCATCCAAAAATTGGCCCCAGAAGTGCCTGCCCATAAACTCGCTATGCATTCCGATATTCCTTCAGCGCGAGGCCTAGGATCAAGTTCTAGCGCTATTATTGCAGGGATTGAATTAGCCGACCGTTTAGGACAAAAAGGCTGGTCAGAAGAAGAGAAGATTAATATGGCCAATGCGATTGAAGGGCACCCGGATAATGTGGCGCCTGCCTTGGCAGGAGGCTTAGTGATAGGGGTGGCCCTGGAAGCCGACCGGGTCTTATGGACCAAGCATACCTTCCCCCACATTGCCTTTGTGGTGACCATTCCTAATAAGCAGCTCCTGACTAGTCAGGCAAGGGCTGTCCTCCCCAAGCAATTGGACTTCGCCCAAGCTGTGAGAGCCAATGGTATCGGCAATGTCCTAGCTAGTAAGCTAGCTGTCGGCGAATTGGAAGAAGCTGGCCATCTTATGGAGATGGACCTCTTGCATGAGACCTACCGTAGCCCCTTGGTTCCTGAACTTAAGCAAGTGCGCCAAAGCTTAGACGGACAGGCTGGTGTTTATGGCACTTACTTAAGTGGCGCTGGGCCAACTATCATGACCCTGGCCCATAAGGAAAATGCTGAAGACTTAGCTGACATACTCAGCCATGATATCCAAGATGCTCAGATTCGTGTACTGGACCTCGACGAAGAGGGCGCACGCTGGCTAGATTAA
- a CDS encoding alpha/beta fold hydrolase: MITCLLCLVLVFAFLYIYRKVNQRLYRAELAEDLVFDLGPRAYRQAVQVRGQDRTKPLILWVHGGPGLPNPALTYSYQKALEDDFIICYWTQAGSGRSYYLNPDRYQEGPSYQELEASLDDLVDKLCQRYGKERLILVGHSFGSILGLGYAKAHPGKLLAYVGISQITDMIAGNFLILDMAEGVINRLGDRQALASLTKAKRATRHALQSRYIEAKNYLKVERLAQDYLRTIPWKAQAKVVWQVLSSPDLSWADLRWYGLMACQGTRFTQIQADLMEEAQRMDLSAIDRLEVPLLLVSGSLDWQAPLDQVFDFFDQVQAPQKAFRIIPGAGHSPFLSHKKLFSQCLKDYLYYHLKD; the protein is encoded by the coding sequence ATGATCACTTGCCTGCTTTGTCTCGTCCTCGTCTTCGCTTTTCTCTATATTTATCGAAAGGTCAACCAGCGTCTCTACCGAGCTGAACTGGCTGAGGACTTGGTATTTGACCTCGGACCCCGGGCTTACCGGCAGGCGGTCCAGGTGCGGGGGCAAGATCGGACCAAGCCCCTTATCTTATGGGTTCACGGAGGGCCAGGTCTCCCTAATCCGGCGCTTACTTATAGCTACCAGAAAGCATTGGAAGACGATTTTATTATCTGCTACTGGACCCAGGCTGGTTCAGGGCGGTCTTACTACCTTAATCCGGACCGCTATCAGGAGGGCCCCAGCTACCAGGAATTGGAAGCGAGCCTGGATGACTTAGTCGATAAACTTTGCCAGCGTTACGGTAAGGAGAGGCTGATCTTGGTCGGCCATTCTTTTGGGTCCATCTTGGGCCTAGGCTATGCCAAGGCCCATCCAGGCAAGCTCTTAGCCTATGTGGGGATCAGTCAGATTACGGACATGATTGCCGGTAATTTCCTCATCTTGGATATGGCTGAGGGGGTCATCAACCGTCTTGGTGACCGCCAGGCCCTGGCTTCCTTGACTAAGGCCAAGCGAGCTACCCGCCATGCCCTCCAGTCTCGCTATATTGAAGCAAAGAATTATCTTAAGGTGGAGCGCTTGGCCCAAGATTATCTGCGGACGATTCCCTGGAAGGCCCAAGCAAAGGTTGTTTGGCAAGTTCTCAGCTCACCTGATCTAAGCTGGGCCGACCTGCGTTGGTATGGGCTTATGGCCTGCCAAGGGACGCGCTTTACCCAGATTCAAGCTGACCTGATGGAAGAGGCCCAGCGTATGGACTTATCAGCTATCGATCGCTTGGAGGTCCCTCTGCTCCTAGTCTCAGGATCCCTGGACTGGCAAGCCCCCCTAGACCAAGTCTTTGACTTCTTTGACCAAGTCCAAGCTCCCCAGAAGGCTTTCCGTATTATCCCTGGAGCCGGCCACAGCCCTTTCCTCTCGCATAAGAAGCTCTTTAGCCAGTGCCTGAAGGATTATTTATACTATCATTTGAAAGATTGA
- a CDS encoding glucosamine-6-phosphate deaminase, with amino-acid sequence MPYQVYADKESASQAVFELFKEELSTNPQTVFGLATGSTPEKLYQLLRESDLDFSQATSINLDEYYGLPADHPQSYHYFMQKELFAAKPFRASYLPDGSTDNPQAEVKAYEAIIDQNPIQVQILGIGHNGHIGFNEPGSPFDSLTRLVDLTQSTIEANQRFFDSIDEVPTQALSMGIASIMKADKVILMAFGEEKSKIVQAALEGPVTEEVPASVLQNHPNALFILDQAAAKYLK; translated from the coding sequence ATGCCCTACCAAGTATATGCCGACAAAGAAAGTGCCTCACAAGCCGTATTTGAGCTTTTTAAGGAAGAGCTCAGCACTAATCCGCAGACCGTCTTTGGCTTAGCAACCGGCTCAACGCCAGAAAAACTCTACCAGTTACTTAGAGAATCTGATCTTGATTTCAGCCAGGCCACTTCAATCAACCTGGATGAATACTATGGTCTACCGGCTGACCATCCCCAATCCTACCATTATTTCATGCAAAAAGAACTTTTTGCTGCCAAGCCATTCCGCGCCTCCTACCTTCCTGACGGTAGTACAGATAACCCTCAAGCGGAAGTTAAGGCCTATGAAGCCATTATTGACCAAAACCCCATCCAGGTCCAAATCCTAGGCATCGGTCACAATGGCCACATTGGCTTCAATGAACCTGGATCACCTTTCGATAGTCTAACCCGCCTAGTTGACCTCACTCAGTCGACCATCGAAGCTAACCAACGCTTCTTCGATAGCATTGACGAGGTCCCCACCCAGGCTTTGAGCATGGGGATTGCGAGCATTATGAAGGCGGACAAAGTTATCCTTATGGCCTTCGGTGAAGAAAAATCCAAAATCGTCCAAGCGGCATTAGAAGGGCCAGTGACTGAAGAAGTGCCAGCCAGCGTCCTTCAAAACCACCCCAATGCCCTCTTCATCCTCGACCAAGCTGCCGCTAAATATCTAAAGTAA